One Salvia splendens isolate huo1 chromosome 1, SspV2, whole genome shotgun sequence genomic window, TGATGATAAATGGGGGTTGCAAGCGCAAAGTTAGTCTGCAATGTTTTGGATTAAATTTTGTACTACCATTTGTTCTTCCCATATGTAGGCAAACTTTGTGAACGTTTCTTCTGCTACAATGATTTCATTCTGGTGCAGGTCTGATGGAACCAAAGTTATAGTGGATAACAAATTTTTGAAAGCTAACAATCCACTTTTGGTAAGTTTTCCTGTATATTTTCTTTCAGAAATCATGCACTTGATCATCTATGAACCTTATATCTCTGAAAGCATAACCAATCTCTGTTATTCTTTCTCCAAATATGATGCAGCTGATAGACTTTTATGAGAAACATTTACGTTATAGCCCGACATGACGAAACTAAGTAAACCGAGTTCATGCAATCAGAAGCAACATCGTTTCACATTCCTTGTTGTATAGTATTGTAGTTCAAGTTTGTTGTAGCAGAAGGCCAGTTGTAGGCCATGTAGCAGAGTTCCTGTCTATAGAAGGGGGTAAATAGTTGCTGGATTTATATAACAGCTGAACTGTTCTTATTGCGGGTTCTGTTTATCAATTCATGTAATATGGTTGACTTGTCAACTTCTCCTGGTAAtgaatcattttattatttcataGTTGCTTCTTGTATTTATGTCGTCGTTTTACTTTACCTTTAAGAGTCTTTAGACTGTGATACTGTAATGATGTAATTTAATCATATCGTATCGATAGCAGtcttcatttgttttttttatttgaacgACCATATATTATGTGTataatgttaattttatttaaattctgtttgattatggagtactactatttaaagAAATCTACAAAAATCATGAGGGTTTCTTCGTTTTACATATACtttgaatttcttgtatttttatactcctactataaATCAACTTATATATTCCAAGTTATAACTATCTTAAAATTAATAACCATCCAAGAAGTCAGGATTCGTGTTTGTGGAGTACATGTAAAGAAAGACAAATATAGAGTTAAAATTATGTTTTgggaacaataatgtaatgggCAACGAACCAGCGACGAAATAGAACAATCACAACCAAACTTCAACCTAATTAAACAAATATAcaattacatacttaatttaattaaaataatggaTCTGCATATCTGCTCTAATAATGGCCGATCACCTTCTCCTattccttaatttttttttcttcttttttctgcAGAGGCAGCTGTTATTATGTTACTATCACCCATTCTCAttatatattactaataaacTAAATTTCAATTTCCAACCAAACCAAACACTGCATGGATTCAAAATTGTGGTTATGGTAGATGGTATGTTCACAATTATGGTCGACCCCACAACTACATACTATATACTAGTAAACAAACAATAACCtatattatttcataattttcattTCATATGGTGTAAATTAAAGTAGTGAAATATGAGATGCAGCAAGAAATATAACCTCTTGTATGCATGCTTAATGTCGCTTTTTCCAATTTAGGATCAGCTTCGCTTGATGAAATAGACCAAATCAACAAAACAAATGTCAGAattaatattttccatgtgtATGTAAATGAAATGTAGATATATACAATTGAACCGATCTATTTGACCCGTACAACATCAGACCATAAATATTCCTTGCCCCATAGTATAATATACTAGATATATAAGAGAGGTATTTTGTATCATTCaccactatatatatatgaattccTCACAGCTGAAACGGCACGCACGTATCTGGCCTTTTTTTGGTAATATCTTAGCATCATCAGAATATCCTAGGTAACTCAAACAACGACTTTCTCTTTTTCACTTGCATAAATGAATTCATTCCTTTTACTCATATTTGTGTGTTTTAGGGAAGAGAAAGACAGCAGACTGAAAGAAGTTGAATTCGCTTTTTTTTCTTAATGTATGATCAACCATCAAATTTTGACCCCAAAAGAAAGTCTTTAGCTTCAAGAAAAGGATCAGCAGCTGTAAGTTTTTATGTTTATACAGGAGTATATTAGAAAACTAGCGCTATTAGTTTAAGTAATTGCAGGTGATTGGTTGTGAGAATATTTTGAGTTTTAAGTTCATTCGGTTTGGAAATTTTGCCCAGATGGAATATACGGATTTTCACAATGGACGAATAGTCAGAAGGTATGAGATTTTCCATCTCTATCACTATCATATTTTCCATATATCTCATTTATTTTTAGCTTACATTTCGTCCTAAAATGTTTGATAAACATGTTTATAGCTATGCATATACAGTAGAATTGAGtatttgataaaataagatGATCGAATAAGTTGAAAATTATTAGGAGAATAATGGAGGCAAAAGGTGGTGCACAAGTGAGGCGACTTCAAATACTATACTTTCTAAGTCGAAACGGTCGCCACGAACATCCTCATCTTATTCGAATCCATCATCTCTCCAATAATGGTGTTCGACTCAGAGGTACGaatgtatttatttttctctcactatataaataattaaatgaaattatatgaACTAGACATCAAGAGATGGTTGGGAGAATTGCGAGGAAAAAACATGCCAGAATCATTTGCTTGGTCTTACAAGAGGTAGGCAAACATTTACTTACATTCAAAACAATACTACTCCATGTGACAACTTAAATCTCTCTGATTTTGTTGCAGGACATACAAGGCAGGCTACGTATGGCAAGACATACTAGATGACGACCTAGTTACTCCCATCTCAGACAATGAATATGTCATCAAAGGCTCTGAGATTCTCTTCACTAATCACAACATAGGTAAAACAAAATCTAATACTATAAATGTTTATTTTCTAGGAATCGTTGATCTTGACTCTTGGCTGTTTGATAGAAATCTCAACACATAGGCAAAAAGAGGGAACACCACTTCAAGATTCAtcaaaagatatgcaaatagCATCACCCACTGACATCATCCATTCATCAGACAGCTCTAACTATGCCTCATCAAAAACACCAAGCTTTGGATCACAAACATCCACCTCAGCTGATGATTCAGTGAACCACATACTAGAAGAAAGCTCTCACAGATCCAACCGGGAATCTGTATCGAACCAAAAGAAGAGGAAGACTAACAAACTCGAGATCATCAGCATCAAGGGCATTCGTAAAAAAGCTGCCACATCCGATAAACCCCATCACAGAAAGAGCCGTTCTGGTGGTCTATTCCGGAATTTCATCAGCTGTGGTGGCGTAGATACAAATGACTCAGTCGTGGTCATGGCCAGCCAGTGGTATAAGCCACTCTTGAAGACGTGCTCAGGTAACTCAGCAGACGGGGTGAGGGATCCTGCCAAGGAGAAGCCTCATGTTGCTTGGCCACTCTACGGGCCTAACTGCTCGTACGTTTCCTCCTGCTGAAATATTTGCATGCTTTGATCATATAGAGATTTATGTTTTGATGGCAGGCAATGTGGGAAGACATTTAAACCGGAGAAACTGCAATCACATATGAACTCCTGCAAGGGGATGAAAGCCTTGGCCAAGGCTTCTACTCAGAATATATCaaagaaatcaacatcatccaGAAACGAAGACTCAGTGTCTGCATATCTACCTACTCACAAAAGTTAGAACTCTTCTACTACAGAGTCCATTCTTCTAGTTCTAGGAGTCAATTGTGCTGAACAATATACTTTGTTACCACTTTCTCTGCAGCAGTATAATGTAATTACAGTATAATAACAGAGAAAGAGAGACAGGTTTAATACTTTCACAAAAAGACTAAATTTAGTATTTTTACTCTTGTTGGAGAAAGAACAACAATCTATACAATTCTTTTCTCTACTCTCAAGCTAAGTTAAGATTATAAACAATCAGCAGAGTTAAAAGTAGATCATTGGAGTCCAGAAAGTAAAACCTGGACAAATAGCTGATCTAAACTAAATGCGAACCAGTGCAGCAACAGATGCAGCCGTAACTTGGTTAGGTCAGCTGTATATTAAGCAGTGAGCTTCTTGTCAGTGAATGCAGAATCAACATTGTCAAGAAGAAACAGATATAACTCTTTTCTCAGCATCTCTATCCTCTCATCACCTTTATCTCTTTTTCAATGCACCATCAAACCACTGGTTTACTCGTTTGAGTTTCCCAAGAAGGACTGCCATCTGAGATGTCCCTTCCCTCCTCAATCCAAAACCACAATTTAGGGAAACTTCCAAGTAATCTAAGAACCAGGAACGTGAAAATGAGAGCAGATTTTCTGCTAACTTAGCCACATGTTTTAACCCGGTGGCCCAGTATCGCGTTCAGCGTCCGCTCCTTTGGTGGTGGAGGCGCACCTTTTGTAATGAGACATATGAGaagtttaattttttacttttgataCTGGTTTAGTTGAGCTGCGAGGGCTTTGCTTGGTTTTGATAGAACAGTTCACCGTGTCAGTTTTCTCACAATTGTTTTCTATCACAACATAACTGCATTTCTCACCATTTGTGATGCCTTTTTTGCCTCGTTTTGCGTATAAAGAGAATTTGGAAATATCTGTCTCAACTGCAGCTTGAAGAAAATTTCTGATTCAGAACCTTAAAACTGAATCAGTACTATCATTTGCATCAGAAGACCTGATATTTATAAGGGTTCTAATAACCTCAAAGGCCTTTTTGATGCTCTCATGAACGCTCAAAAATTGTTCTACTAATGGACCAGATGTATCTTTATCTGATAACTCACACAGCTCTATGAACATCCTGCAAAATATGTTAGAAATGTCAGCAGACTAGAAAACATAAAACATTACATTTAGATGAAACTATGTAAAGCTAGAATTTCATTCCGTGGCACCCAATAGGAGTTCAGGTGATGATTGCACAAAATAGACCTTTTGCACGCTCAATATCAAAATGGCTTTTCATAGGAGTAAATATTCAGCATATAAAAATGAAGGGGATTAAAAAACATTACACTTGACATGAACGATAGGAGAAATTCTGCCCCATCCTTTGCATTTTAGCTGCATGTCCTAAAAAACAAGGTAGCATGCACgaattttaaatatgatatcACACAGGTGCTGAATCATGAAGACAAAGAGAATATATAAGCCTTCGAATGTGAACTTCTAATGCACGGACTGCAGAGCGTCACACAAGATtcttagggtttagggtttagggttcagggtttttttttttttttaaaattaacttcatatatttatatcatatatatgaaggaggaaattacaaatcaactcctataacaaggaggaaagacaaattatgCCAAGATtcttagggtttagggtttagggtttagggttttttttttttttaaaaattaacttcatatatttatatcatatatatgaaggaggaaattacaaatcaactcctataacaaggaggaaagacaaattacgccactcagggttcgaactcgagacctccaggatggacgcggtatccagcaccctttaccgctaggccaaggggcttggatggtttagggttcagggtttagggtttttttttttctcaaaacaccatcacggcggagggtttaggcggacccccaacctatatatatcaaaaatcaccataagaacatacatcaaccaagcccaaaagtgactcggtccgcacgagagatacaaatcacaagagctaaaaaagctactatggtatccccacagaccgggtactaaccatctaactaacgagaaaacaaacataacaaagctatacatcaaaataataacaagGATGATAGCAAAAAAttggccaaatccaaaggaaaacAAGAAAACATAAGTCAAAGCCATGAACCATGTGAAGTAGTCAtacatctcgatatctgaatctgaagttcggatagcccaactggtccatcctgacgagcgacttcaaataccaaggcgctgaatccgcatcaaagaaagtgatggcaggggtctggacccccctacctgccaaaaagtctgctggccggttgccctctcgatagATGTGAGAAAACATAAATTGTATCTAtgcgagcaaagtacgaatgcgagccatgtgatgtctcacatccgctgctcctccgcatcctgaagtgaacaccgcgaccactgctgccgcatccatctcgacccaaacctgcgaggagaactgcatagccagtgtcaacccgtgaagaagagctaaaagctccgcctcgaaggccgacccagctacgagaggcgtacaaaaggcccccaagagagaaccgtctgagccccgaaccactcccccaccgcctgcctgtcccgtcgagctagtaaaggccccgtcggtgttcagcttcacccaaggatcgtcgggtggatgccaaagcacttgcagggacctcagaactcgccggcgaggaggagccaaaggcatgaaatcaacggccggggtgcaaccgcgccaatgaaggggaactagcacacccgccgccaccaagatccgcaggtgccgaacaacctgccaaataacatgtgaagaacgaaaagaaatgccgcgatgcttgcagctattcctctccgtccagataaaccagtataccaaacagggaatgatgaaactaatgtgcaaggcggtggccctatgagaggacctccaccaaaaacctaatctaagtgcaatgtcagtgcacgtgtgaatgtgtgtgctgatgtaagggaaccagccatcaaagtaatcccaaaccgatctcgccagaggactcgacacaaacaaatgctgaaacgactcgactgaaatagaagagacacaacagagacatttggatgcaagagagataccacgggcctgaacataacactcaacagggagcctctggaggaggaggcgccagatgaagacagagatggtaggggtcagcccagtattccaaaccatgcgaagtccgaaatgtctaggggaccatgtccggatgagctcccaagctgaggccgtcgagaactcgccatcgctagtgaggctccatcgcatcacatcccgcctgcccacctcaatcggaacagccctgataagatccaacacatgcaaaggcacaccatacaaagccagataatcatgcagtttttcaacatgccaagtaggcatgcacaaaccgacccggcccggcggttaaccgccggttcgggcccgccggttcatgaaccggaaccgggcccggaaccggcgggttgaaccggcagaagggttgaagggtcagaagggccggttcaggttcggcaatatattgaacctgaaccggcggttcggcggttcgaaccgccggttcaaagggttaaatagtgtttcgtaggttaggggttcgtagggttcgcgtaggggtttagtatagctgttggaaccggcggttcgcggggtaaaccgccggtttgaggggtaaaccgccggttcgggagccggtttctgacggttccggcaacttttcagaggctaggccgtagggtcagtgtgtaggcctgcaaaaccggtcagaaaccgccggttttcggtcagaaaccggcggttttctgacggaaaccgtggacaacccgccggtttagggttgaaccgccatatgtttttgtatatgcaaaaacaatcacataattatatttgtatatactctagtcgatgaagtatatttctctatacggctaaatgagggaaacttttgacaattctactatatttgttgattgttagacgaaactcaacatttaaagttgaattgctaaaggtgtccttaatttagttatgtagaaagatcttcttcgccggttaagagtatatatataatacacttatacgtttaagaacttcaacatcgtttcttgtcatttgtaattagttcttcactagtagtctcatttgtatttaaattttgtttaagacttcaagaccgccatatgttttcaatttgtaattgttgtaacttgtaacgtgtaatttgtaaacatgcaatttcaataaaattgcaactttatccgtatttttttcaattttatttactcacatttcataaaaaaacaaacttgaaaagtgtaatgtaagttgattaaaattgaaaagttgaaaaatgcaaaaaaaaaaaaaaaaaattcgtcgaaccgtcgaaccggcctggaaccggcggttcaagccaaaaaccggcggttttgaaccgccccgtaacccgccggttttttgaaccggaaccggaaccgccgggagctaggcgggccggttcaggttcatacattccccgacccttgaaccgccggttcatgaccctGAATCGGCGGTTTTCGatccttgtgcatgcctaatgccaagtatgatcatgccaaaatctagagacctcagcggcaggaagatcagtcccgggcggacaataggtcctaagggggcgATCCCCGACCCAAACgtcgtcccagaaactaatccgcccttcaccgagggaccacctaataagaccatgaacctgacccctaatatccgtgagacgatgccaaataggactatcatgcacagagtaaggagaaatgaaagcacgaccTGCATGGAAgcaatacttgcgcatggtgaactgcgcccaaagtgaatcctgcgcgagaaatctccaccagagcttgatgctgaaagctttgacgacctcgcggaaacgacggacgccgaggcctccctcatccaacgacagacaaatcttcttcttccagctaacccagtgaatcttcctctgctccccaaccgtgccccaaaagaaccgggccAAGATCTGTTCCAATTCCCTCATCCAATACTGATACGGCTTCAAGACCTGGAAGATATGAAGAGGGATggtgacaagggtgctcttgatcagagcgaggcgccctccaagggaaagatgtctgtgagaccagctgtgaatccggtccaccatcttctgtcggatatctaaaaggtagccggccttcagcccccccttatagatagggacaccaaggtaagtgaaagggatgaatccctgctggaatccactcgcctctgccacctcagccgcccaagcgtcgaacttctcaaagaggtagaaatgactctttcccctgttcaccatctgacccgacacgacagaatagtgctcgagacaatgaaccagcctctccacggactgtctgtgcgccctgacaaaaatgataacgtcatcggcataagacaaatgggatatggccggcgcgcGCCTTGCACATCTATACTCCCTATCGGGATATGTGTCAACAagcctgttcaagctcctcgaaagataatctgcagcaagcacgaacagcgacggcgataacggatctccctggcgaagtcccctGGTAGACTGGAAGAAACCTGCCGGAGCCCCGTTCACGAGCACTGAGAACCAGCATGAAGAGATGCATCGATcgaccatactcacccaccccggcgggaatcccatcctctgaagcaccaggaggaggaaaggccactgcactcgatcataggccttagccatgtctagcttgagggccagattaggcgagtttgccttctgaatgagcgacctTCCGATATAGTGAATCAGTTCCTGAGCCAAGAGCACATTGtcactaagcaagcgaccctttacaaaaccgctctggttcagcgccacaacctgaggaagcagcggcgccaaacgtgatgtcaagatcttggagatgatcttgttggtcacgttgcaaaggctgatcggcctgtactctgcccaggtcgccgggcttgccttcttcggcaagagaatgatggtcgtggccgtgaagctgcggggcatgGGAGCTCCAAAGAAGAAGTCCgccactgctgccaccacctctgctcctacgatgtcccaacagtgctggaagaaaagagacgagaagccatccggtcccgaggcgctgtccccactgatgccaaagaccgcCGCCCTCACCTCAACATAGTCAGGAACTGCACAGAGGCCCTCACGGTCCACGGACTCTGGGAGACCGTGTAAGAGATcaaggtccggctgctccaagTGTTCAACGTCTGACGTGAGGAGCCGCTGGAAGTAGTCAACCGCCGACTGTCTGATGTCCTCCTCCGACGTGAGAGTCTGTCCtcctgcctgaatggcgtgaatcctggacttcacccgcttctgtcgcacccacccatggaagaatttggaattcctttcgccttctgtcgcccaccgaatggcagccttttgcttccagaaatcctcctccatcctagtgCGAAGTACGTAGAGGGCGGTGCAACGGCTAAGCTCACTCCTGTGGGCTCCTGTCGGGTCCCCGTCGTAAGCCGCCTGCGCAGCGGCAACtgcctcctctgcctccctcaacttttcaaagatgttcccaaagacctccctgttccatcccttgagaaaacccttaactctgctgagtttgaactgaagattaagcatgccgaagaagcccgtctccgccgtccacactctggcaatctcatccctgaaagtgtgatgccgaacccacatgttctgaaacctaaacGAAGGCCTCGGAATCTGAGCCGTGAGCTGGCACCGCACTAGCAAAGGGGCATGATCTGAGGAGATCCTAGGCAAATGAGTCACCCTAGTAGCCGCAAAGGCGGTCGTCCAGTGCTCCCCAAGAAGAACTCTGTCCAATCTCTCCCAGAGCCCACTCCTCGTCCATGTGAACGGTGGGCCATCAAAGCCTGGGTCCAGTAGCTGGCAGTCTGCTACGGCGTCGGCGAAGTCCATCATTTCTCTGTGCCTGTCTGTCGAGCTGCCCTGTCTCTCTTCCTCaaacaagaagatgttgaagtcaccaccaaCAAGCCAGGGGGCCCCGTCAGTGGCTAGAGAGATGTCCCTGAGCTTATTCCACAGATCGTATCtcccctccctcgagcacttagcgTACACTACGGAGAGATAGATTGAAAAAGGGAATATCGCAGCAGAAACTCGGACGTGAAGGACCTGCTCAGAGTCATCAATGACCTCAACCTGCCAGTCCATGTGAGAGAAGATCCAAATCTTGCCGTTTGTGTTCGAACACCTAAACTGCAACCCAAATCGCCtactaaagaaagaaggccGGGGATCCGTCTGGGGCTCAAGCACCGCGGCAAACAAAACACTATACATATCGATCTTATTTTTGAAAGTGCCCTGGGTAGTAGCGTTCGCTATCCCCTGGGCATTCCAGATCATGAAGTGAGAAGACATGGGAAACTCAGTAGGCTCCCGAGGCCGAAAGCCTCGCCTTCTTCGTGAACCCTCTGCTGGAGGGAAAGTGGGTCCAATGTACTGCAGCACCGGATCGTCGGGTTCAAGCCTCGTGTTCGGTACCTCACAAATCATATGATCCTGGTGGTCATCGCTGTCTACCTCAACCTCGGCATCATCCGAGGGAAAATCCTCCAAGGCCCCGAACATGTTATCACCATGC contains:
- the LOC121804727 gene encoding protein SOSEKI 1-like — translated: MYDQPSNFDPKRKSLASRKGSAAMEYTDFHNGRIVRRRIMEAKGGAQVRRLQILYFLSRNGRHEHPHLIRIHHLSNNGVRLRDIKRWLGELRGKNMPESFAWSYKRTYKAGYVWQDILDDDLVTPISDNEYVIKGSEILFTNHNIEISTHRQKEGTPLQDSSKDMQIASPTDIIHSSDSSNYASSKTPSFGSQTSTSADDSVNHILEESSHRSNRESVSNQKKRKTNKLEIISIKGIRKKAATSDKPHHRKSRSGGLFRNFISCGGVDTNDSVVVMASQWYKPLLKTCSGNSADGVRDPAKEKPHVAWPLYGPNCSQCGKTFKPEKLQSHMNSCKGMKALAKASTQNISKKSTSSRNEDSVSAYLPTHKS